Genomic DNA from Corynebacterium kroppenstedtii:
TCCCGTGCCATAGCTGTCAGCGCGGAGGGAGGCGCCTGGCCCCGGAGAGATCCAAGCCAACCCGCTGGCTTCCGCCATTTCAATGACGGCAATGGAACCGTGGTCCTCACGCCCATCACGATCACCAAGGCTTTTCGTGAATTCATCCATTTGACTCGTGTGAGAGCCATTAGGGTGGGAGGGCTTCATCAGGACCCAGCGTGCGTCATGGTCGCCGCCGAGAGGGCCGCGCACCCACGTTACACGCAGTTCAGCGTCGTAATCGGGGTACGGATTCGGATCGCCATCATGTCCAGCATGCGCATCGTCGCTTGCCAGGCCCGGACGGTCGGCATCGTCGATCGTGTGGTTCCCACGGCTACGACGGTGTCGTCGAGACGTTGATAGGGCAACCTCGATTAGGCCTTCGCCGCCGTCGGATACGGGAATTGTCGTGCACTCGGCGCGAGGGAGGGCACGCTTCACCCCACGTTCCATAGCCTCCGCTGCCTCAGCGGCGGTGAGCGATCCCTTGAACTTGTCCGGGGCTATGAGTACGCGCATGAGGGCCGTCCCTGTGTCAACCGGATACTACCGAATGTTGCTGGTAAGGCTAGGAATTCGAGCCAGGAACTGACTGAACCTGCTGGCCCTGGTCAAGCTGAGTCGAGCTAGTCGACCCACTCGCGCTCCCCGCGGTACTGGAGCTCTGGCTACTACCCGAAGCGCCAGAGCTTCCCGCAGACGATCCGCTAGAACTCGTTTCTGCACTTCCCGACGAACCCGACGAATTAGCATCGGAACCATCGCTATCGGGCGCTTCACCACTGCCCAGGGCAACCATCGCATCAGATAATGCTTTCTCTAGCTGCCCTAAGGTGCTCCCAGCGTTATCGCCCAAAAGCCCTTGTAGCTGATCTTTCGGAAGCCCGCCGTTCTGGGACACTTCGCTCACAGCTCGCACGAGTTGATCAGCCAATTGGCCACCGAAGCCCTCTTCACGGATCGTGTCCCACAGTTGCGATAGCGACACCGTTCCAGCTGCAACACCTAGCGTCGCCACCAGAACTGAATCCGGGATGGGGACGTTAAACGAATTACCGATCGTTTTGAGAACCGGGTTCGAGCTGGTCTGCAGCTGATGCTGGATGTCGTTGGACACGTTAGCCGACGCCACATCAGCATCCACGGCCGGTTTCACCGTGGTAGCCACACCACCGACCGGGGTGTCTTCTTTCATGCTCCCCGCAAGCGAGGCAAGCTCGGAGTCCGATCCGTCGTACTTGTTCAAATCGACTTCGGTGTTCACACCGTCAACGGACCCTGAACCGGAGTGCTGCCAAAATGTCACGTGGCTCCAGCCACCGGGGATAGTTGATGGCAAGGAATCCTCGTAATACGCCAGCCACAACGGCATATCGGAGAACTCCTTGGTGTTCCCCATGTTGTTGATCCAGAAGCTGTAATAGGTGTACATGATGGGTGTGCGGCCGGTTTGCTTTTCGACCTCATCAACCCAGTCACGAACCCACTTTTGAAGCTGGGCCGGGCCTAACCCGCCGGTCTCCTCCAGGTCCAAAGCTGGAGGAAGCGACGGCTGCGGCTGGTTCGCTAGTTCTTTCGCGTAGAACTGCGCCTCTTGGCGCGGATCCCCACCGGGACGGGCGTAGTGGTACGAGCCAATCGTCAGGCCAGCGGCTTTAGCTTTCTTAGAGTCAGATGAGAAGTACGGGTTGGTATAACTCGTACCTTCCGTAGCCTTAATGAACGCGAACGACTGGTTGTCATTGGCCACTGAGTCCCAGTCGATTGCTTGCCCACCGAAGTGGTTGTTACTCGAAACGTCGATGCCGTTGAGAGCATCGGCTGGCGTAAACCCTGTCGCCGTGGAAACGAGGGCCGCCGTCGTCAATAACGAGCCTGTCATAAGGGCTGCGCCGGCGAATTTGCGGTGTTTCATCGTCTTCGGGAAAGGGTTGAGCCCCGGGATGATTCGACGAAACCGGGTACGCGAACGTGCGGCGGAGGGCTTACGCGAGTCAGACATGGCCACACTTTAACTCATTAGACACATAAACAACAGGCGAAACACACTACTCATGCGATTACTTGCGTATCATCACTTTCTCTACATGGCTCTACATGGCACGACGAGTGCCGTCGAAAGTGACGCTCTAGACACCCGCCCTAGACAGAATGGCCGCCTCATTGCGCGGCGGTTGTCGGCGCTGAAGGATATGGGGTGTCGCGCACGGGAAGCTGATCCCACGCTTCTGTATGGCTAGGCAAGGGACGTTTCTTATCCCTTTTCGCCTTCGACCAGTTTTTAACCAGGATGACGACGGTAACAGCGAGCAGGGCAAGCCAGTCGACGATGACGGCGACCAGCTGGAGCGAACTTGGCCACTGAAAGTTCCACCATCCGTGGAACACAATCGCTCCGAGGACACTACCGATGCCCACCATCACCCGCCACAGCGTTGATTTATTGGTCACCATAAGGGCACTGGCGATTCCGAAACCAGCCAGACCGGTGCACATGGGGTGTAAGCCGAACCCCAATCCGGTGCGGAGGATCCACATTTCGGTGGCGCCTTGCACGTCTGACGTGGCGTTATAGAGGGCTCCACCACCGCTGTACACGAAGTTTTCCATGACCTCGAACCCCATGCCGACAGAGAGGCCGGCCAACAGTCCATGCCACGGCCTATCCCAGACACGTCGCGCCATGAAGAGGATAACGAAGACGCCCAGCGCCTTGGCGAGCTCCTCAGGGATCGCGCCGGTTGCGGAAGCTTCGAACCGCCCCAACCCCGCCTCTTTCAAGATGTCGGCGAAGGCGAGTTCCGTGACCATGACGGTGGAGATAACCATGAACGCTCCCCAGTAGAGGCTCACGATTACCCAGATCAGGCTGCCTTTTCTCCAGATCGGCAGGAATCGCATGATAGCGAAAAACACAATGAGGTAGATCGCGGCTCCCACCACACCTACTGCGACAGCGTCGGGTGTCTCTGCGAGAGTCATGGCCGACATGAGACCGCCAGCAATGAGGCATACGACCGCAAGAACGATGTATGTCCAGGTGAATACGTCTTTTCGCATTACGCCTCTCCCGTGTTTGGTAGATGTTCGTTGGACTCTCCGCGAGCGTCATTGTCACTGGTGGCCGACGTCGTGAGGGCCATGCGCACGGCATCGGTTTTCAGGCCACGCGCGGAAACAATTTTGCTCATCGTATTAGCTAAGGCTTCATCATCGGCACTGCTCACGGTCGCGATAATGGTTGTTGACTTATCGTCCTTCTTGGTAAAAGCCGTGGACACCACCTTTTTCGCGTCCGGATTGGTGACGGATTCCTTCGGCTCCAAGGCCGTCACGCGCGCGTCCCATTCACCATTGGATGCCTCCGTGGTGGGAAGGTCGCCGTCGATTTTGACGTGGGCAGTAGCCCGGATTCCACGACGGAACACGTGGTCTACATCGTCGTTGCCTTTCATCGTGGCCGTGTCGATGTTGACATTGCCACACTTGTAGGTGGATCCGTACGGGTTATCGTCCGACTGGTCGTAGCATTCTCCCAGGTTGGGCCCGGTAAAGTTCGTGCTGTCTTTCATTCCGACGGTAATGTCCCCACCGTGTTTGTCGCCTGGGTAGTCACCGGGTGCACCCTTATCGATAATGACCGGTGCAGCTAGCAGGCCTCCGACGATGATTAACGACGCTGCCCAAATAGCGGTTTTCTTTGATCCCTGCGGGAGGGGTTGATAACGGGATGCGTCGGCGTCGAGGCCCCGGGCTGTGTCACGATCGCCGGTCGGGTAAGCGTTTTGGCCTGCGTCGACACCCGCGTCGACGCCTGCGACGGTGCTGCGCGTGGGTGGCTGCCCCTCTTGCGGTGCGTCCCCCCACGGCGGTATGTCGTGTGTATTCTCGCCACTCATGACGAAAGACAATAACAGCACAGCGGGCTATCGGGCTGCTCGCGCGCGTAGTTTTTGTATAGAAAGCACCATAGAACGAGGGGCGGTGGGTAGTATCTGGGGGGTGACCTGCCCATTTCCCCACTTCTTCTAGCTAATAAAAATCTGTTTTGTAACCAAAATCACCCGGGCTGTGCAGCCCCCGCATCACCACGAGCCGATACCGACAACGACACACCGACCCCGCTACCCACTATGGTTGCGTGTCTGCGTGTCCCACCCGACCGCTATCATTCCTCAACCATGAAAGGAAGGTCATAACCGTGAACAACCCCGAGCCCACCGCGCCATCACCAACCGAGCCATCCCAGAACGATCACTCTGCCGGAACATCAATCCCTGACAACATTTCAGAAGTCCCTGCCACTCGCCCTTCACCCCGCGACGATCTCTACCGGTACGTGTCTGGCCCGTGGCTGTCGCACCACCCCATCCCCGACGATCGCCCCGTCGACGGCACATTCCACGCACTTCGCGACCAGGCAGAAGAGGATGTCAACGCGATTATCAAAGACGCCGACCCCACCACACGGATCGGCGCGGGGTTCGCAAGTTTCATGGACGTCGACGGCGAAAACGGCGTCAACCAGGCCGGTTTTGCTCCGCTGAAGGAAGATCTAGCACGTATCAACGTCGATACGCTCGAGGACTTCGCGCGAGCACTCGGCGCCTTAGACGTCGTCGGGATTAGTGGTTTGGCCGGTTATTACGTGGCAAAAGCATCGGATTCCCCCATCGATGCGGCCTACCTGAATCAAGGTGGGCTCACCCTCCCCGATGAGGCCTATTACCGCGAAGACGCTCACCGCCCCATCGTCGACAAGCTCAAAGAGCACATTGCGACGATGCTGAAGATGGCTCGCGATGCCACCAGTGGTCCGGAGTGGCAGGACTCTCCCCTGGTCCCAGCACAATTCGCCGATAAGTCGAACGAACAACTGGCGGAGACCATCATTGAGTTCGAAACGCGCCTCGCGAAGGGCCACTGGAACGTGGAGGACACCCGCGACGCAATTAAGACCTATAACCCCACCTCCGTGGACGATTTGCCCACCGGTTTCCCGTGGAAATCATGGCTGGAAGCTACAGAATTGTCGACGGACACGATCGTGGTTAGCGAACCTAGCTACCTGGAGCATGTGGCGACGCTGGCACCGGAGACGGATCTGTCCGTGCTGAAGCTGTGGGCTGGGTGGCAGATCTTGACGCAACGCGCGTCATTGCTGGCTGAGGACGTGAGCCGCGAGTCGTTTAACTTCTACGGGCGCGTGTTGTCGGGCTCAACTGAGCAGCGTGCCCGATGGAAGCGCGCAGTGTCATTCCTCGATAGCTCCATTTCCGACGATATCGGCCGGGAGTTCGTCGCGCGCCACTTCCCGCCAGAGCATAAGCAGAAGATGCTGTCCCTAGTTGATTACCTGCTTAAAGCGTATCGCCAGCGGATTAGCAACCTCGATTGGATGACGCCGGACACGCGGGATCGTGCACTGGAGAAACTGGGAACGTTCCGCGCGAAGATCGCCTACCCGGATCAGTGGAAAACCTACGACAACCTGGAGTTTTCCCCTCATGGTGAGGATTTAGTGGCTAATTCCCGACGCGCGTCGGCGTGGCGGCACCGGTATGAGATCGCCAAAGTGGGGAACCCGACGGACCGGTCTGAATGGGTGGCCCCGGCGCAAATGGTCAACGCTTTCTATAACCCCGTAGTCAATGACATCACTTTCCCCGCCGCGATCCTTCGCCCCCCGTTCTTTAATCCCGACGCGGATATGGCCCAGAACTTCGGTGGCATTGGTGCGGTCATTGGCCATGAAATTGGTCATGGTTTCGACGATCAAGGCTCCCAGTTCGACGGCGAAGGCAATTTAAAATCGTGGTGGACGTCCGAGGACCGCGAAGCCTTCGAAAAGCTGACGGGTAAGTTGGTGGATCAATTTAACCCACTCATCCCGAAGGGCCTTGAGCAGCGTGGGCTGACTGCCCAGCACGTCAATGGCCGTTTCACCCTCGGCGAGAACATCGGCGATCTCGGTGGCTTGGGTATCGCTGTGGTTGCCTACCGGCTGTACCTCGAGGACCAGGGGCTCACACCAGAGACGTCCCCAGAGATGCCCTTCCTTCTTACCGACGGCACCGCCCTAGCACCGCTCGGTAAGGAGTCGGACGCGGACACGGGCATGAACTACGAGGACGCCCCCACCTTTACGGCCATGCAGCGACTATTCCTGGCCTGGGCAAACGTGTGGCGCACAGCAATCCGCCCGCAACTGAGCGCTCAGTACTTGGCGATTGACCCCCACTCGCCCTCCGAGTTCCGGTGTAATGTCATCGCCCGAAATATCGACGAATTTGCTGAGGCCTTCGACGTCCACCCGGATGACGGCATGTGGCTGGACCCAAAGGACCGCGTTCAGATTTGGTAGCCGCCTTTGATAGGCGTACCGCTATGGGCTCACCGATTATCGATGGTGAGTGAAGAAATAATGAGGTGACGGATGGGGAACGCCTTGACACGTCTTCGGCAACTATATTCACGCTTCGGCCCAGCCCTCATCGGCCAGGCGCTGAACTTTGTGGCGATGGTGGTGCCGGTGGCGGCCAAGCAGCCGGGGATGGTGGCCTACATGCTGTTTCCGGTGTCCCTAGGCATGATCGTGTCCCGCACGATGACGTTGAGTTACCACAGTGTGTATCTTCGCCTCCCCGACGAACGACTGTCTTTCTCGACGGCTGCGTCGGGTTTCATGGCGATGATGGGCACAGTCGCGCTGGGCGTCGTCGGCGTTGCGCTGATGTGGATCCATCCTGCATGGTCGGCGCGGGTTCTATGGGCCATGCTCGCAACAGTGGCGATCACTGTGTACAACATGTACGTAGCGATCACGATCCGCGAGGACAGGATGAATGTGTATTCGCGGGTCCGTTTTCTCTACGGCGTGGTGAACATTGTGGCGACGTGCGTAGTTGTGTTCCTCATCCCCGTCCGCGAGGGCCTCATTTACGTTGCTGCGCTGAACTACGTGGTGGGTGCGGCGTTACTGGCCCGGTCGACGACCCAGCAAGTGGGGACTGCGATTAAGCGAGAGTGGGCATCATTAGTGGCGTTCCCGTCGGTCCTTGCCTCGCCATTGCGTTCCTATATCCGGGAACACAAGGAAGCGACAACGGGGACATTTTTCGGCGATATCGGCTTCCAAATTCAGGGAATGGTCACGCCAGTTCTGGGCTCCTATGCGAACGCATGGGCAATCGTTGTCCGTCTCTACGGGGGATTTTTGACGCTGGCGCAGCAAGTGGTGTCCCCCAGCTTCGAGGCGCCGGCGTCGAAAGCGATCCGTAACAACGATCCCCATGGTTACCATGTGCAACTACGCATTGCGACGATCGTGGCTGTGGTGCTCGGTGTGGGGACGGCCTTAGTCCAGTATGCCGCCATTGTGTGGAATGATCGCGCGTACATGGGGGCGGAATATCTTCCGCTATTTGTTGCGCTCTCGCTGTATGCGACGACGGGTATGGTCTCCGCGATGCTCTCAAAGTACCCCGTTATAGTGGGCAAACAGCGAGGCTACATGGTGTGGAGCGGTGCCCGCGCATTATTATTCATGCTCGTCCCGCTTGTTTTCCACGGTGGGCCGGTCGTGTATCTGTTCTGTGCGATTATGACGGTGAGCATTGTGGCGGTGCCGTACCTGTGTTCTCCCGTGTCGACGCAGGGGCGGCGCACTCAGGTTTGATGGGGACGGACCGCGGCGCGTGCGGAGCCGCGAGCCGTATGCAGGACTGAGCGCATACTGCGTCGGTTCTATAACCGCGTATATCCTGCGTCCTTCACGACGCGATCCAACGCCTCTACCCCCGCACGATGCACGTTCTGAGACACGAATCCGGAAATGATGACGCGATACGTGTGGCCTTCTTCGAAACTGCCGACTAGTAGGGTCCCGAGCCCCTGCGTTCCGACGGCGATTTCTTGGGGCTCATCGGTGGCCAGACGATTATAAGTCCACATGGTGGTGATCGAGGAAGGACTGGTGGCGGATCGGATAGCCATCGGGGGCAGGGAAACAGTGCGCGGCAGCTGAAGGATCTGCTTGACTAATTGTGGCGCGGCGCTCAGAGCTGCGCGCGTAACCGCGAACGGTGATTTCAAGCGTTCTTTCGTCGCGGCAATGTCGGTATCGCGCGACCCCCCAACGGTAATACGCGATCTCACAAGGAGATTTCCGCCGCGGTGCGCCAGGATTTTACTGTTCCGGCGCAGCCCAACGATGAGCCAAAACTCGTTGGGGTCTACGTAACCATCGCCCGCATCAAGCTGATTGTTCAGCTCATTCCACCAATCCCACGCCAGGGGAATAGCCCGCGGTTTGTCCTGGTCCCGACCTTCCCATGTGTATGTCAAGGTTGTGGTAAGTAACTCCGCCGGGGCCGTGTCCACAGGCTGCTGATTAGAAGCCTGGTGGTTATCCATATGATGACCCGATGACATCGTTTCAGCGCTCAGCACATCTTTAACGCTGCGCAACGTTGCCAGCGGCCGCCTGATAAGCGTTTCCACCCACGCACCAAACTGCATGAGGAAGGTGGCGTCGTTGCGAGTGAGTTTTCGCGGTGCCACCGTGGGCGTGCCGTTTTCTGGCTGGTCGTGGCCATCGTCGGCAAAGCGCCCACATGGCCATAGAGATCCCATATATGTGTACACGCTCCCGAGCCGATCCCGCATCGTGGGCCCATCGCCCCACATGTGGTGGATAGCGAAGCCCCGCCACACTCCGAGTTGATAGATAAAAATGTGTGTGAGCGGCCGTTCGTTTTTGTTAGCGAGGTCGTGGCACATCAGAGTGATAAGGCGGGCGGGGACGGCTGGGTCGTCGGAAGCACTCGGCTCCGCTGTTAGGTTCTCGAGGTTCACAAAGTGGACGTTGGTTCCCGGGAAGCCTTCCGTGATCATGTTGGTGATAACACGACGGTGGCGTTGGCATTGTGCGTCGTCATCACCAAACAAAGGGGCGCGCCCGTCGGTAGGTATTGTGCGCAGGGACCAGGTTCCGTCCCACCGCCAATCTTGAAACAGGCCCATGAGGCGGTGGCGAAGTGTCGCTCTATCTCGGGGAATGGTCATATTATCCGTTTCCTTGGCTCAGCACCCTGCGGTCCAGCACCGGGCTTAACTTATGCAACTAATTTATGCGCCTGCAGCGGCTGCCTGCGACAGTGACTGCTTTGCGTTGTCCCCTCTATCTTTCCTGCCGGCTTTTTTCTTGTCGACGCTGGACTCGTCCATCTCCCTAGCCATCTCCCCCTAGACTGGGAACCACTGCTTGAAAGATAACCCTAGGCTCCGCATTCCCAGCTATACCCCAAGCTTCCCCAGCTACATCCCCGAGTTTTCCGAGGTCGGCGCACATGAAGACAACTCCACATCCTCCCAGTGGTTCTCCACACTCTGAGGGGAAGACTACTTCACCGGTCTCCCCGGCGCGGGGTAGTTCGTCGGTAGGAAAGACCGGCACATCACCACAACGATCGCCCCGAACCGGGAAGCTCGTCGCTCTCAGCGTGATCATTATTGCGATCTGGCTGGGAATTGCGGCTTTCGGCGGGCCACAATTCGGCAACCTCAGCGATGTTGCAACGAATGATCAGTCGTCGTTTCTGCCGCAATCGTCGGAATCGGCACAGGTCCAGGAGAAGATCAAAGAATTCGGGGATCAAGATCGGCTCCCGGCGATCATTGTTGTTGAGCAGTCTGACGGGAAGCCCTTGGATATCTCAGCACTGGGTCCGGTGACTCAACAACTTCGCGATGCTGCGGGAGGGGACGGGGACGCGAGCCCCTTCATTCCATCTGATGACAAAACCGCTGCTCAAATGGTTGTCCTGCTTCCATCCAACAGTAACCCGACGGATGCGGTGGAAGACCTCACATCGACGTTGAAGTCCGATCTCCCCTCCGACGTCAAAGGGTGGGTGACGGGTCCGGCTGGCTATACGGCTGATTTATCGGATGCTTTCAGCGGCATCGACGGGCTACTTCTGCTCGTGACGGTGGCCGCGGTTTTAGTCATCTTGGTGGCCGTGTACCGTTCGCCGTTCCTCCCATTCCTCGTTCTGCTCGGATCCATGATCGCGTTGGCGGCCGCGGTCGGGGTTAACGTTGCGCTGGCGTCATCGGGGATCGTCATGATTAATGGCCAGATTCAGGGGATTCTCTTCATCTTGGTCATTGGTGCCGCGACGGATTACGGCCTTTTATACACGGCCCGCTACAGGGAAGAGTTACGCAAGTTCCCGCCTTCTGATACGCGTCTCGGGTCGGCATGGCAGGCGACGCGCGCTGCGTGGCTGGGCTCGTGGCGCCCGATTCTGGCCTCGGCTGGCACGGTCTCTGCTGGCTTGCTGTGTTTGCTGTTCTCTGACTTGGCCTCAAACTCTGGTTTGGGCCCGGTCGCGGCGGTGGGGATTGGCTGCGCCATGATCGTCTCATTGACGTTTCTACCTGCTGTTTTATTCCTCACGGACAGCCGTGTGTTCTGGCCTCGGGTGCCGACGGCCTCCAAGGGCAAGGCTGACGCCGCGTCTCCAATGTGGTCATGGGTAGCGAAAACTGTGTCGCGCCGTCCGTGGCAGTTGGCTGTGGGAGTGTCGGTTGTGTTGGCCGCCGGCTGTGTGGGGGTAGCCGCGCTCCATGCGGATGGTGTTCCCCAAAGTGAGTTCGTGCTGGGCGACAGCCAGGCCCGCGATGGCCAAGCTGTTCTGGATGAGCACTTCCCGGGAGGCTCGGGCTCTCCGGCGTATGTCGTGCTTCCCGAAGAAAAGATGGCGTCTGCAGCGCGCATTATTCAGGGAACGACGGGGGTCGAATCGGTATCAGTATCGAGCACAGATTCTCCGTCGGGCTCGCTCCCCCTCTCCTTCGGCGGAACAGTGGATGCAGGAACAGGGGTTTCGGGCACAAATTCGGGCGAGGGTTCTCGTCCCGGTCAGCCTGGATCACCCACAGTTGTTGATGGCGACGTCTTGCTGTCGGCCACGTTATCGTCGCCGGTGTATTCCGATGATGCACAACAGACGGTCACGACATTGCGTCACGAAATGAAAAATATGAACGCAGCCGTCGGTGGTACTACCGCAATCAACGTCGATACCACGGCGACGTCGGTGCATGACCGGAAAGTGATTATTCCGATTGTTCTAGCGTTGATCACTACTTTATTAGCTGCATTGCTGCGGTCGCTGGTAGCGCCGCTGGTCTTGGTGCTATGCACAGTGCTGAGTTATGGCGCGGCACTTGGTGTGGCGTCGCTGCTCTTCACGGCCGTGAGTTTGGATCGAGCAGATCCGACGGTTCCACTGTACGGATTCATTTTCTTGGTGGCGCTAGCTATTGATTACACGATTTTCTTAATGACGCGTGTCCGCGAGGAAACTCCTGCAGTGGGTACCCGCGAGGGCATGCGTCGTTCGCTTGTATCCACGGGCGGGGTGATTACCAGCGCGGGGTTGGTGTTGGCGGCCACGTTTGCCGCGCTCTTCGTCATACCGATTCAATTCCTAGTGCAGCTAGCGATCATCATCTCGCTAGGCGTGCTCATCGACACGTTTATCGTGAGGACGTTCTTAGTGCCATCGGTCGTTGAATTAATTGGCCGACGGGTGTGGTGGCCATCCCACCTGTCCCAGAGGTCAGGCAGTACAGCCGCGAACAAATCGGACTAACGCACGTTCCCTATTCCAGCCCTATTCCAGCGCTGGGCTATTTCTGCGCTGGGCTATTTCTGCGCTGGGCTATTCCAGCACCGCGTTATTTCTGAACCGGGTCGCGACGACCAAGCCGTACTTTCTTGACTTCGCGACCATTCTCAACGTCACTGTCCTTAAATCCGAAGAAGTACGTGAGTACAAACGAGACAACCAGTGCCGTGACCGAGGCTATGAGGTAGCCCCAGAAGTTAGCGCCGATGCCCACTCCCGGCGGGAGGAATGACGGGAACCCAACGAGCGCGCCGGTAAATGCGTACATGGTGACATTAAATGTGCCAGTCAGGATTCCGCCCGCTGCACCACCGATAGATGCCATGATGAACACACGGCCGTATTTCAGGTTGATACCGTACATGGCCGGCTCGGTGATCCCACAAAAGGCGGAGATCGCGGCGGGGCCTGCGAGCTCTTTGATCTTGAGGAGCTTGGTCTTCAGGAAGATAGCCAGTACGGCACCACCCTGGGCCACCATGGTCGCGGAAATGATCGCATTGATCGGGGAATCCCCACCAGGGCCGGACACTTGGTCCGTAACGATCGGGATAACAGCCCAGTGCAGTCCGAAGATGACGAGGCACTGATAAAAACCACCGATGATGAGCCCTGAAATCGTGGGCGAGATGTGATAGATCCACATCAGCGTGGACGCAATGCCTTCCGAAACAAACATGACAGCTGGGCCAAGAATCAGCATGATGGCCAGCGATACGATGACGACTTCACACAGCGGGACGAAAATCATACGCAGGACAGTCGGGATGACCTTCTTCAGCCACGGTTCCACGACAGATGCCAGCCACGCGGCGACAATCATCGGGAAGATGGAGTAGCTATACGATGCCATGTGGAATGGCAGACCGAAGAATTCGGCATTAAGTGACATGCCGAGTAACGACTTGTCCCCTGGTTTTGAAGCCATATCTACCAACGTGGGATAGGCCAAGACACCACCAACAATGGAAACAATGATGGGGTCTGATCCGAGTCTTCGAGCGGCAGTGAATCCGACGAAGATGGGCAGGAAGTAGAAGACAGCGTCGCCCATGGCATCAATAATGATGTAAGTCTGGGTGCTGTCGTCTACCCACCCTGCCTGCACTAATAGTGCCAGAATACCTTTCAAAATACCGGCGGCGGCCAACAGACCGATGACGGGAATCATGGACCCCGTTATCACGCCGATCAGTGAGCTGAATCCCAGTTTTGCCCAGCCCCACAGGGTAGTGGGGCGTTCTTTAGGTTCGGCGTCAGCTGCGTCTGCTGTTTCAACATCTCCAAGCTGTTTGGTCACAGCGTCGTAGACGTCTTCGACGGCGGGGCCGATAACAACTTGGTACTGTCCACCTGCTTTGACGACGTCGATAACACCGTCCGTATCCCGAACAGCATCATCGTTGGCTTTGGATTCGTCTTTGAGGTAGAAGCGCACGCGTGTGATGCAGTGCGTCAGCGAGCTGATGTTGTCTTTGCCACCGATATTGTTGATGACGTCCCATGCGGTGGCGTCGTAACCAGAGAGATCGGCTGGGCGTTCAGCAGTGGCGGTGGGGGCAGCACCCGGTTGCGCAGCACCCGGTTGTGCAGCATCAGCGGTCGTACCGGCTGCCGTCGCCACAGACGCCGGTGTGGATCCTGCTGTTGTTGCCTCGGTTGTAGCGGTCGCGCTGCTTCCTTGCGCGCTGCTCGTCGTCGGCTTCTCTGCGGACTTGGGCTTTTTCAGGGTGGCAGCGGCGATAGGGTCACCCGATGTAACGGCCTTGTGCGTGACTTTGAGGTCGTCGAGT
This window encodes:
- a CDS encoding glucose PTS transporter subunit IIA, which produces MTDTPSERPSEDVTTTQTAPHKTATGKDNVVEIVAPVSGRVIPIEDVPDPMFSEKVVGDGLGISKPKSGKILAPVSGKVMMVAKTGHAFALKTENGLEVLVHLGIDTVELKGEPFDMTISRGDQLHAGDKVGIMDVDVIKSAGKDTTVIVAITNTAKKLDDLKVTHKAVTSGDPIAAATLKKPKSAEKPTTSSAQGSSATATTEATTAGSTPASVATAAGTTADAAQPGAAQPGAAPTATAERPADLSGYDATAWDVINNIGGKDNISSLTHCITRVRFYLKDESKANDDAVRDTDGVIDVVKAGGQYQVVIGPAVEDVYDAVTKQLGDVETADAADAEPKERPTTLWGWAKLGFSSLIGVITGSMIPVIGLLAAAGILKGILALLVQAGWVDDSTQTYIIIDAMGDAVFYFLPIFVGFTAARRLGSDPIIVSIVGGVLAYPTLVDMASKPGDKSLLGMSLNAEFFGLPFHMASYSYSIFPMIVAAWLASVVEPWLKKVIPTVLRMIFVPLCEVVIVSLAIMLILGPAVMFVSEGIASTLMWIYHISPTISGLIIGGFYQCLVIFGLHWAVIPIVTDQVSGPGGDSPINAIISATMVAQGGAVLAIFLKTKLLKIKELAGPAAISAFCGITEPAMYGINLKYGRVFIMASIGGAAGGILTGTFNVTMYAFTGALVGFPSFLPPGVGIGANFWGYLIASVTALVVSFVLTYFFGFKDSDVENGREVKKVRLGRRDPVQK